The proteins below come from a single Dermatophilaceae bacterium Soc4.6 genomic window:
- the katG gene encoding catalase/peroxidase HPI, producing the protein MNDNDSSNNAPGGCPVAHGQLPEPVAGGSNHEWWPEQLNLAILRKHPSVANPMGGDFDYRAAFNALDLGAVKTDIEQMLTTSQDWWPADFGHYGGLMIRMAWHSAGTYRVQDGRGGASAGMQRFAPLNSWPDNGNLDKARRLLWPIKRKYGQSISWADLIVLTGNVALESMGFDTFGFAGGRADVYEPDQDIYWGPEREWLGDERYTGERTLDNPLAAVQMGLIYVNPEGPNGRPDPLASAHDIRETFGRMAMNDYETVALIAGGHTFGKTHGAADPNPHVGPEPEGAPIEQLGLGWKNGYGTGKGADAITSGLEVTWTSTPTQWSNGYFDNLFGYEWELTKSPAGAHQWQPKDGGGAGTVPGPAPESPRRVPTMLTTDIALRVDPAYEQVSRHFHENPAEFADAFARAWFKLTHRDMGPKNRYLGPEVPSEELLWQDPVPAVDHELVSDADVADLKAHVLATGVSVADLVSTAWASAASFRISDKRGGANGGRIRLEPMRSWEANEPGRLTGVITALEGVQSAFNAAQSGSKRVSFADLVVIGGAAAVEKAASDAGRTVTVPVTPGRTDATQEQTDVESFSWLEPASDGFRNYLGKGTRLPMEYHLVDRANLLGLSAPQLTVLVGGLRVLGATYQGSSYGVLTDRPGTLSNDFFVNLLDMGVEWHAIGEGEAVFEATDVATGDTKWTGTRNDLVFGSNSELRAVAEVYALDDAADKFVADFVAAWTTVMDADRYDVR; encoded by the coding sequence ATGAACGACAACGACTCGAGCAACAACGCGCCCGGCGGCTGCCCCGTCGCGCACGGCCAGCTGCCCGAGCCGGTCGCCGGCGGCAGCAACCACGAGTGGTGGCCCGAGCAGCTCAACCTCGCGATCCTGCGCAAGCACCCATCCGTGGCCAACCCGATGGGCGGCGACTTCGACTACCGCGCGGCCTTCAACGCCCTCGACCTGGGTGCGGTCAAGACCGACATCGAGCAGATGCTCACCACCTCGCAGGACTGGTGGCCCGCCGACTTCGGTCACTACGGCGGCCTGATGATCCGCATGGCGTGGCACAGTGCGGGCACCTACCGCGTGCAGGACGGCCGCGGTGGCGCCAGCGCCGGTATGCAGCGCTTCGCCCCCCTCAACTCCTGGCCCGACAACGGCAACCTCGACAAGGCCCGCCGTCTGCTGTGGCCGATCAAGAGGAAGTACGGCCAGTCGATCTCGTGGGCCGACCTCATCGTGCTCACCGGCAACGTCGCGCTCGAGTCGATGGGCTTCGACACCTTCGGCTTCGCCGGTGGCCGCGCCGACGTCTACGAGCCCGACCAGGACATCTACTGGGGCCCCGAGCGCGAGTGGCTCGGCGACGAGCGCTACACCGGTGAGCGCACCCTCGACAACCCCCTCGCCGCGGTCCAGATGGGTCTGATCTACGTCAACCCCGAAGGGCCCAACGGCCGCCCCGACCCGCTCGCCTCGGCCCACGACATCCGCGAGACCTTCGGGCGGATGGCGATGAACGACTACGAGACCGTCGCCCTCATCGCCGGCGGTCACACCTTCGGCAAGACACACGGCGCGGCCGACCCTAACCCGCACGTCGGGCCCGAGCCCGAGGGTGCGCCCATCGAGCAGCTGGGTCTCGGCTGGAAGAACGGCTACGGCACCGGCAAGGGGGCCGACGCGATCACCAGCGGGCTCGAGGTCACCTGGACCTCCACGCCCACCCAGTGGTCCAACGGCTACTTCGACAACCTCTTCGGCTACGAGTGGGAGCTGACCAAGAGCCCCGCGGGCGCGCACCAGTGGCAGCCCAAGGACGGCGGCGGTGCGGGCACGGTGCCCGGGCCCGCCCCCGAGTCCCCCCGCCGCGTGCCGACCATGCTCACGACCGACATCGCCCTGCGCGTCGACCCGGCCTACGAGCAGGTCTCCCGCCACTTCCACGAGAACCCGGCCGAGTTCGCCGATGCGTTCGCCCGCGCCTGGTTCAAGCTCACCCACCGCGACATGGGCCCGAAGAACCGTTATCTCGGACCCGAGGTGCCGTCGGAGGAGCTGCTCTGGCAGGACCCGGTGCCGGCCGTCGACCACGAGCTGGTCTCCGACGCCGACGTGGCCGACCTCAAGGCGCACGTGCTCGCCACCGGTGTGAGCGTGGCCGACCTCGTGTCGACCGCGTGGGCCTCGGCCGCGTCGTTCCGCATCAGCGACAAGCGCGGTGGCGCCAACGGTGGCCGCATCCGCCTCGAGCCGATGCGCAGCTGGGAGGCCAACGAGCCCGGTCGCCTGACCGGCGTCATCACCGCCCTCGAGGGCGTGCAGAGCGCCTTCAACGCCGCGCAGTCCGGCAGCAAGCGCGTCTCCTTCGCCGACCTCGTCGTCATCGGTGGCGCCGCGGCGGTCGAGAAGGCGGCCAGCGACGCCGGCCGTACGGTCACCGTGCCCGTCACCCCCGGGCGCACCGACGCGACCCAGGAGCAGACCGACGTCGAGTCGTTCTCCTGGCTCGAGCCGGCCTCCGACGGCTTCCGCAACTACCTCGGCAAGGGCACGCGGCTCCCGATGGAGTACCACCTGGTCGACCGGGCCAACCTGCTCGGCCTGAGCGCCCCGCAGCTCACCGTCCTCGTCGGTGGCCTACGCGTCCTCGGAGCCACCTACCAGGGCTCGTCGTACGGCGTGCTCACCGACCGACCGGGCACGCTGAGCAACGACTTCTTCGTCAACCTGCTCGACATGGGTGTCGAGTGGCACGCCATCGGTGAGGGCGAGGCGGTCTTCGAGGCGACCGACGTCGCCACCGGTGACACGAAGTGGACCGGCACCCGCAACGACCTCGTCTTCGGCAGCAACTCCGAGCTGCGCGCGGTCGCCGAGGTCTACGCGCTGGACGACGCCGCCGACAAGTTCGTCGCCGACTTCGTCGCGGCCTGGACCACGGTCATGGACGCCGACCGTTACGACGTGCGCTGA
- a CDS encoding ATP-binding protein, translated as MDPSTAAVLGSLVGVLGGGGAALALRTTLHRRPEDPSHMKTTAAPLPPGVGDVLAVLRSSGVVLDASDAVVTSSPSALTMGIVRSGELGHPELLAMVRAVRRDGVIREHELVLPRGPLGEASMVVDARVAPLGDSHVLLLVDDRSQALRVEETRRDFVANVSHELKTPVGGLALLAEAVLEAHDDPEAVARFARRMQVESTRLTRLVQEIVDLSRIQVADTLSDPDRIDLLGVAKEAVDISRLSAETKKIALVVAHDSGRHEVWGEHDLLTTAISNLVGNAIAYSENGTRVTVKVATGGGLVTVAVTDQGQGIPLSDQERIFERFYRVDGARSRATGGTGLGLAIVKHVCANHGGEVTVWSEPGHGSTFTMRLPAAGDHPPTPTEHHDQSAPADPGTLAHSVVAELDTIPQSRSGARAGNRTEVS; from the coding sequence GTGGACCCGTCGACTGCTGCCGTGCTCGGCTCCCTCGTCGGGGTCCTGGGAGGTGGTGGCGCCGCCCTCGCGCTGAGGACGACCCTGCACCGACGACCGGAGGACCCGAGCCACATGAAGACGACCGCGGCGCCCCTGCCGCCCGGCGTCGGCGACGTGCTCGCTGTCCTGCGCTCGAGCGGGGTGGTGCTCGACGCCTCTGACGCGGTGGTCACCAGCTCGCCCTCCGCCCTCACGATGGGGATCGTGCGCTCCGGCGAGCTCGGGCACCCCGAGCTGCTCGCGATGGTGCGGGCGGTGCGCCGCGACGGGGTCATCCGCGAGCACGAGCTCGTCCTGCCCCGGGGCCCGCTGGGTGAGGCGAGCATGGTGGTGGACGCTCGCGTCGCGCCGCTGGGTGACTCTCACGTGCTGCTGCTCGTCGACGACCGGAGCCAGGCCCTGCGGGTCGAGGAGACGCGGCGCGACTTCGTCGCCAACGTCTCGCACGAGCTGAAGACGCCCGTAGGCGGTCTGGCCCTGCTCGCTGAGGCCGTGCTCGAGGCGCACGACGACCCCGAGGCCGTGGCCCGCTTCGCCCGGCGCATGCAGGTCGAGTCGACCCGGCTCACCCGGCTGGTGCAGGAGATCGTCGACCTCTCGCGCATCCAGGTGGCCGACACCCTCAGCGACCCCGACCGCATCGACCTGCTCGGCGTCGCGAAGGAGGCCGTCGACATCTCGCGGCTGTCGGCCGAGACCAAGAAGATCGCCCTCGTGGTGGCGCACGACAGCGGACGGCACGAGGTCTGGGGCGAGCACGACCTGCTGACGACCGCCATCAGCAACCTCGTCGGCAACGCGATCGCCTACTCTGAGAACGGCACTCGCGTGACGGTCAAGGTCGCGACCGGCGGCGGCCTGGTCACGGTGGCCGTGACCGACCAGGGGCAGGGCATCCCGCTGAGCGACCAGGAGCGCATCTTCGAGCGCTTCTACCGCGTCGACGGCGCCCGGTCGCGCGCGACCGGCGGCACCGGCCTCGGGCTGGCCATCGTCAAGCACGTCTGCGCCAACCACGGTGGTGAGGTGACCGTGTGGAGCGAGCCCGGCCACGGATCGACCTTCACGATGCGACTGCCCGCTGCCGGCGACCACCCACCCACCCCGACCGAGCACCACGACCAGAGCGCGCCGGCCGATCCGGGCACCCTGGCCCACTCGGTCGTCGCCGAGCTAGACACGATCCCCCAGTCGCGCTCCGGTGCGCGAGCGGGCAACCGAACAGAGGTCTCATGA
- a CDS encoding response regulator transcription factor has product MSRILVVEDEESYSDPLSYLLRKEGYDVVVTETGPDGLAEFDQNGADLVLLDLMLPGLPGVDVCRALRQRSTVPIIMLTAKDSEIDKVVGLEMGADDYVTKPYSSRELLARVKAVLRRLSEPEDLLPPTLEAGPVRMDIERHVVTVGGEPTSLPLKEFELLEILLRNAGRVLTRMQLIDRVWGSDYVGDTKTLDVHVKRLRAKIEPDPGHPRHIITVRGLGYKFEAV; this is encoded by the coding sequence ATGAGCCGCATCCTGGTCGTCGAGGACGAGGAGTCCTACTCCGACCCGCTGTCCTACCTGCTGCGCAAGGAGGGCTACGACGTCGTCGTGACCGAGACCGGCCCCGACGGGCTGGCCGAGTTCGACCAGAACGGCGCCGACCTGGTGCTGCTCGACCTGATGCTGCCGGGGCTGCCGGGCGTCGACGTCTGTCGGGCCCTGCGCCAGCGCTCGACGGTGCCGATCATCATGCTGACGGCCAAGGACAGCGAGATCGACAAGGTCGTCGGCCTCGAGATGGGGGCCGACGACTACGTGACCAAGCCCTACTCCTCACGCGAGCTGCTCGCCCGGGTCAAGGCGGTGCTGCGCCGGCTCAGCGAGCCCGAGGACCTGCTGCCCCCGACCCTCGAGGCGGGGCCGGTGCGCATGGACATCGAGCGGCACGTGGTCACTGTCGGGGGGGAGCCGACGTCGCTGCCGCTGAAGGAGTTCGAGCTGCTCGAGATCCTGCTGCGCAACGCGGGTCGTGTGCTGACCCGCATGCAGCTGATCGACCGGGTCTGGGGCAGCGACTACGTCGGCGACACCAAGACCCTCGACGTGCACGTCAAGCGCCTGCGGGCCAAGATCGAGCCCGACCCGGGGCATCCGCGGCACATCATCACCGTGCGCGGCCTCGGCTACAAGTTCGAAGCCGTCTGA
- a CDS encoding phosphoglyceromutase: MTSTLVLLRHGESVWNAKNLFTGWVDVDLSDKGRAEAVAGGRMLTDAGVLPDVVHTSVLRRAITTANLALDAADRHWIPVKRDWRLNERHYGDLQGKDKKQTMEQFGEEQFMLWRRSYDTPPPAISADNANGQAGDPRYAGLGDAMPSTECLKDVVTRLIPYWENEIQPDLRAGKVVLVVAHGNSLRALVKHLDGIGDDDIAALNIPTGMPLVYELDEVEGGFAPVTPGGRYLDPEAAAAAAAAVANQGR, translated from the coding sequence ATGACCTCCACCCTCGTGCTGCTCCGCCACGGCGAGAGCGTCTGGAACGCCAAGAACCTCTTCACCGGCTGGGTCGACGTCGACCTGTCCGACAAGGGCCGCGCCGAGGCAGTCGCAGGCGGGCGGATGCTCACCGACGCCGGCGTGCTGCCCGACGTCGTCCACACCTCGGTCCTGCGTCGCGCGATCACCACGGCCAACCTCGCGCTCGACGCGGCCGACCGTCACTGGATCCCCGTCAAGCGCGACTGGCGCCTCAACGAACGGCACTACGGCGACCTGCAGGGCAAGGACAAGAAGCAGACGATGGAGCAGTTCGGCGAGGAGCAGTTCATGCTCTGGCGCCGCTCCTACGACACCCCGCCGCCGGCCATCTCCGCCGACAACGCCAACGGACAGGCCGGCGACCCGCGGTATGCCGGGCTCGGCGACGCGATGCCGTCCACCGAGTGCCTCAAGGACGTCGTCACGAGACTGATCCCTTACTGGGAGAACGAGATCCAGCCCGACCTGCGCGCCGGCAAGGTCGTCCTCGTCGTGGCCCACGGCAACTCGCTGCGGGCCCTGGTCAAGCACCTCGACGGCATCGGCGACGACGACATCGCCGCGCTCAACATCCCGACCGGCATGCCGCTGGTCTACGAGCTCGACGAGGTCGAGGGTGGCTTCGCCCCCGTCACGCCCGGCGGGCGCTACCTCGACCCGGAGGCGGCCGCAGCCGCCGCGGCGGCCGTCGCGAACCAGGGCCGCTGA
- a CDS encoding Fur family transcriptional regulator: MPAAPPLETLEHLLRGSHLRVTRPRMAVLGAVHARPHSDTDTILRDVRVELGQVSHQAVYDVLRALSTAGLVRRIQPLGHLARYEARVADNHHHAVCRGCGAITDIDCAVGEAPCLTPSPATTDPGFVVDEAEVIYWGLCPACATSSPSRSSLPDPSQIRTTA; the protein is encoded by the coding sequence ATGCCCGCCGCCCCCCCGCTCGAGACCCTCGAGCACCTGTTGCGCGGATCGCACCTGCGGGTGACCCGGCCGCGGATGGCTGTGCTGGGCGCTGTGCACGCGCGACCCCACAGCGACACCGACACCATCCTGCGCGACGTGCGGGTCGAGCTGGGGCAGGTCTCGCACCAGGCCGTCTACGACGTGCTCCGCGCGCTGAGCACCGCCGGGCTCGTGCGCCGCATCCAGCCGCTCGGCCACCTCGCGCGCTACGAGGCGCGGGTCGCCGACAACCACCACCACGCCGTGTGCCGCGGCTGCGGCGCGATCACCGACATCGACTGCGCCGTGGGCGAGGCGCCCTGCCTCACCCCCTCGCCCGCGACCACCGACCCGGGCTTCGTCGTCGACGAGGCCGAGGTCATCTACTGGGGCCTGTGCCCTGCCTGCGCCACCTCCAGCCCGTCCCGCTCCTCCCTGCCCGATCCCTCTCAGATAAGGACCACCGCGTGA
- the phoU gene encoding phosphate signaling complex protein PhoU: MRDAYHEDLDTITDQLVEMTRFAGSAMARATTALLDADVHLAESVIAADEQLDRIREELDELSINLLARQQPVATDLRIVVTSMRMSSDLERMGDLARHVAKVARLRYPDKAVPPTLTSHVLEMGQVAERIVAKAGSIISSKDTEAALSLARDDDEMDELHRNLFAALLSERGAYTPEMIVDLTLLGRYYERFADHAVSVARRVVFLVTGAFQPEELDREDQEDEPIA, encoded by the coding sequence ATGCGCGACGCGTACCACGAGGACCTCGACACCATCACCGACCAGCTCGTCGAGATGACGCGCTTCGCCGGATCGGCGATGGCCCGGGCCACGACCGCGCTGCTCGACGCCGACGTCCACCTCGCCGAGAGCGTCATCGCCGCCGACGAGCAGCTCGACAGGATCCGCGAGGAGCTCGACGAGCTCTCGATCAACCTGCTCGCGCGCCAGCAGCCCGTGGCCACCGACCTGCGCATCGTGGTCACGTCGATGCGGATGAGCTCGGACCTCGAGCGGATGGGTGACCTCGCCCGCCACGTGGCGAAGGTCGCGCGCCTGCGCTACCCCGACAAGGCCGTGCCGCCGACCCTCACGTCGCACGTGCTCGAGATGGGTCAGGTCGCCGAGCGCATCGTCGCCAAGGCCGGCTCGATCATCTCCTCGAAGGACACCGAGGCCGCCCTCAGCCTCGCGCGGGACGACGACGAGATGGACGAGCTGCACCGCAACCTCTTCGCGGCGCTGCTGTCCGAGCGGGGGGCCTACACCCCCGAGATGATCGTCGACCTCACCCTGCTGGGGCGCTACTACGAGCGCTTCGCCGACCACGCCGTCTCGGTCGCCCGCCGGGTCGTCTTCCTCGTCACGGGCGCGTTCCAGCCTGAGGAGCTCGACCGCGAGGACCAGGAGGACGAGCCCATCGCCTGA
- a CDS encoding CarD family transcriptional regulator, with protein MVFKVGETVVYPHHGAALIEEIRTRTVRGEDKLYLKLKVAQGDLTIEVPAENCDLVGVRDVVGQEGLDKVFEVLRAPHTEEPTNWSRRYKANLEKLASGDVIKVAEVVRDLWRREKDRGLSAGEKRMLAKARQILVSELALAEKTNEDKAEAILDEVLAS; from the coding sequence ATGGTTTTCAAGGTCGGCGAAACGGTCGTGTACCCCCACCACGGGGCGGCACTCATCGAAGAAATCAGGACTCGTACCGTCAGGGGCGAGGACAAGCTCTACCTCAAGCTGAAGGTCGCTCAAGGCGATCTCACCATCGAGGTCCCCGCCGAGAACTGCGATCTCGTGGGTGTCCGCGACGTCGTGGGCCAGGAGGGGCTCGACAAGGTGTTCGAGGTGCTGCGGGCTCCGCACACCGAAGAGCCGACCAACTGGTCGCGCCGTTACAAGGCCAATCTCGAGAAGCTTGCCTCGGGCGACGTGATCAAGGTCGCCGAGGTCGTGCGTGACCTGTGGCGTCGTGAGAAGGACCGCGGACTGTCCGCCGGTGAGAAGCGGATGCTGGCCAAGGCGCGGCAGATCCTCGTCTCCGAGCTGGCGCTCGCCGAGAAGACGAACGAGGACAAGGCCGAGGCCATCCTCGACGAGGTCCTCGCGTCCTGA
- a CDS encoding YbjN domain-containing protein — protein MAQASARLLAYVADAGLEHEPGGRPGEAVVTLPGEKKLRTVVSVVIRRSTTYLSAFVIRHPDENAGEFYRFLLQRNLRMPVLAYAVDSTGDVYVRGEVPTAALDDDTLDKVFGVVLQAADTPFNDLLVLGFLTSMKKEWAWRVSRGESTYNLEAFRHLLEVTAAP, from the coding sequence GTGGCGCAGGCTTCGGCGCGCCTGCTGGCCTACGTCGCCGACGCCGGGCTGGAGCACGAGCCCGGTGGCCGGCCCGGTGAGGCGGTCGTCACCCTGCCGGGCGAGAAGAAGCTGCGCACGGTCGTGTCGGTGGTCATCCGCAGGTCGACGACCTACCTGTCGGCCTTCGTCATCCGCCACCCCGACGAGAACGCCGGCGAGTTCTACCGCTTCCTGCTCCAGCGCAACCTGCGCATGCCGGTGCTCGCCTACGCGGTCGACTCGACCGGCGACGTCTACGTGCGCGGCGAGGTGCCGACCGCGGCGCTCGACGACGACACCCTCGACAAGGTCTTCGGCGTCGTCCTCCAGGCCGCCGACACGCCCTTCAACGACCTCCTCGTGCTCGGCTTCCTCACCTCGATGAAGAAGGAGTGGGCCTGGCGGGTCAGCCGCGGCGAGTCGACCTACAACCTCGAGGCCTTCCGCCACCTCCTCGAGGTCACCGCGGCCCCTTAG